One Phocaeicola dorei genomic region harbors:
- a CDS encoding DUF4134 domain-containing protein: protein MQIIKKSARNLTERFIGSSFGQKCVVAAIALVISTSNAMAGSKGAAGFTKATQEVSSYQTPVSNLMKAIAAVIVLVGAFNVYFKMQNGDQDVKKTIMLTIGGCIAFIALSEALPLFFQ, encoded by the coding sequence ATGCAGATAATAAAGAAAAGTGCCCGGAATCTTACGGAACGTTTCATCGGTTCAAGTTTTGGACAGAAGTGTGTGGTGGCGGCAATTGCACTTGTTATTTCCACATCCAATGCAATGGCAGGAAGCAAGGGTGCAGCTGGTTTTACCAAGGCCACTCAGGAAGTCAGTTCCTACCAGACTCCGGTATCGAACCTGATGAAGGCCATTGCAGCCGTTATCGTCCTGGTCGGTGCCTTCAACGTCTATTTCAAGATGCAGAACGGAGACCAGGATGTGAAGAAGACCATCATGCTTACCATCGGAGGCTGTATCGCATTCATCGCACTTTCGGAAGCTCTTCCGCTGTTCTTCCAGTAA
- a CDS encoding membrane protein has translation MDLLFIPLTIGLPAIDESLEKLLTAMETFPNVAVLGDAVSMAKALGLCLALCVGSYECWMMMLGRRGMDVMKLLRIIGISLCISSSSWICSALQIPGKSLESATWAMAKAKNKEVAAFELKVAQKQSEYLDRLRTVQDSIATAKQVAEIGQDAAWWDKLIYNVENLGSTINNYAQRAAVAAETKVSEWINDVIRFVGELIFQMSYYGMLVAQRIFMAIMMIFCPIMFALSLAPPWNSAWSQWMSKFLSLSLWGFVTYMCIYYIDFILLYNLQQDLVAYDHLLHGSVNSWEQIGALGLQGIGSNCMYAMGMLVGAYIIRFVPEVASWLIPGGVSSGTGSVAGSAAMGITSAAGGMAGSMAGSAMKGTGSAVRSLVK, from the coding sequence ATGGATTTATTGTTTATTCCGCTGACAATAGGACTTCCGGCCATTGACGAAAGTCTGGAAAAGCTGCTGACGGCCATGGAGACATTTCCCAATGTGGCTGTTCTTGGTGATGCCGTTTCAATGGCAAAGGCTCTCGGTCTGTGCCTGGCCCTGTGTGTCGGTTCATACGAATGCTGGATGATGATGCTCGGAAGGCGTGGTATGGATGTCATGAAGCTGTTGCGCATCATCGGCATTTCCCTGTGTATTTCATCCTCTTCATGGATATGCTCGGCTTTGCAGATTCCGGGAAAGAGTCTGGAGTCCGCTACATGGGCTATGGCCAAGGCAAAGAACAAGGAAGTGGCGGCCTTCGAGCTGAAGGTGGCACAGAAACAGAGTGAATATCTCGACAGGCTGAGAACCGTACAGGACTCCATAGCCACGGCAAAGCAGGTGGCCGAAATCGGTCAGGATGCTGCCTGGTGGGACAAGCTGATATATAATGTGGAGAATCTAGGCTCGACCATCAACAACTACGCCCAGAGGGCTGCCGTGGCGGCTGAGACGAAGGTCAGTGAATGGATAAACGATGTAATACGCTTTGTCGGGGAACTGATTTTCCAGATGTCGTATTACGGGATGCTCGTGGCACAGAGGATTTTCATGGCCATCATGATGATATTCTGTCCGATCATGTTTGCCCTCTCGCTGGCACCGCCATGGAACTCGGCCTGGAGTCAATGGATGTCCAAGTTCCTTTCCCTCTCATTATGGGGATTCGTGACCTACATGTGTATCTATTATATAGACTTCATCCTTCTTTATAACCTGCAGCAGGATCTGGTGGCATACGACCATCTGCTTCATGGCTCGGTAAACTCCTGGGAACAGATTGGCGCACTGGGACTGCAGGGAATAGGCTCCAACTGTATGTATGCCATGGGTATGCTCGTGGGTGCCTATATCATACGCTTCGTTCCTGAAGTGGCTTCATGGCTGATTCCGGGAGGTGTAAGTTCGGGTACGGGTTCCGTTGCCGGTTCGGCTGCAATGGGCATCACTTCGGCTGCAGGTGGTATGGCCGGAAGTATGGCAGGTTCTGCCATGAAAGGAACGGGTTCAGCTGTCAGGTCATTGGTCAAATAA
- a CDS encoding DUF5045 domain-containing protein, which yields MAVSGTVTVANAQSIVSDSEKQKQWKSMENGPWDFAPDWYYFFLHKKYSGAEMYWKWDWFNSGFRVRFKEPKSDVKRIMPVRVTAEETQRQKIKKVESERKYIEELYKEELAREADRNVDLMYATYKDEFNRMQDCITDGLLYCMQKSDGKLRYQVDELSRQNEILCADIAYIHKTGVGYGLENAKRQKAYEEAKSRMAELVNRTAHLCAVAATHY from the coding sequence ATGGCAGTTTCAGGTACAGTCACTGTTGCCAATGCTCAAAGCATAGTCAGTGACAGTGAAAAGCAGAAGCAGTGGAAGTCAATGGAGAACGGTCCGTGGGATTTTGCTCCGGACTGGTATTACTTTTTCCTGCACAAGAAATACTCAGGTGCGGAAATGTACTGGAAATGGGACTGGTTCAACTCCGGATTCCGTGTCCGTTTCAAGGAACCAAAGTCTGATGTAAAACGTATCATGCCGGTGCGTGTGACTGCCGAAGAGACGCAGAGACAGAAAATCAAAAAAGTGGAGAGTGAGCGCAAATATATCGAGGAACTGTATAAGGAAGAACTGGCAAGGGAGGCTGACAGAAATGTTGACCTGATGTATGCCACTTACAAGGACGAGTTCAACCGTATGCAGGACTGTATCACGGACGGACTGCTCTATTGTATGCAGAAGAGTGACGGCAAGCTCCGCTATCAGGTGGACGAGCTGAGCCGCCAGAATGAGATACTCTGTGCGGATATAGCCTATATACACAAAACCGGTGTCGGCTATGGACTGGAGAACGCCAAGCGGCAGAAGGCATATGAGGAAGCCAAATCCAGGATGGCAGAACTGGTCAACAGGACTGCACACCTTTGTGCCGTTGCCGCTACGCATTATTGA
- a CDS encoding ParA family protein produces the protein MIQTPVIVTFANQKGGVGKTTLCVTFANYLVTNGVRVVVIDCDFQHSIMKCRKADIRKYGEQEMPYEVWAYEANDKAMMTSLMEKLHNDPEIDVVLMDSPGSLKAEGLIPIFVNSDIIIVPFHYDLITVPSTASFLMFVDRLKKAVGERMKARLFIIPNLNDGRIGKRSELLIWDNARDTFSNYGYVTAKIPKRADMERFSTMAALDMQAAIVTPVFDKVYQSIFDTLQPIREKELKGIQLTENLNPKPKKKKKAQQSDEASQDSNENQNKEPE, from the coding sequence ATGATACAGACTCCGGTTATAGTGACATTTGCCAATCAAAAAGGAGGTGTAGGAAAAACTACCCTTTGCGTAACCTTTGCCAACTATCTGGTGACAAATGGTGTAAGGGTTGTAGTGATTGACTGCGACTTCCAGCACTCCATCATGAAATGCCGTAAGGCTGACATCAGAAAATATGGCGAACAGGAAATGCCATACGAGGTATGGGCATATGAAGCCAACGACAAGGCGATGATGACTTCCCTTATGGAGAAGCTGCACAACGATCCTGAAATCGACGTTGTACTTATGGATTCTCCCGGCAGTCTGAAAGCGGAAGGGCTGATACCCATATTCGTCAACTCGGATATCATTATTGTTCCATTTCACTATGATCTGATAACCGTTCCGTCCACGGCTAGTTTCCTCATGTTTGTTGACCGGCTGAAAAAAGCTGTCGGTGAAAGGATGAAGGCCAGACTCTTCATCATTCCCAATTTGAACGACGGAAGAATCGGCAAGCGTTCAGAACTGCTTATCTGGGACAATGCAAGGGATACCTTCTCCAACTATGGATACGTCACTGCGAAGATTCCCAAACGTGCGGATATGGAACGGTTCAGCACCATGGCGGCACTGGATATGCAGGCCGCTATCGTTACACCGGTCTTTGACAAGGTCTATCAGAGTATCTTCGATACACTTCAACCGATAAGGGAAAAAGAACTCAAAGGCATACAGCTGACGGAAAATCTGAATCCCAAACCTAAGAAGAAAAAGAAGGCACAGCAGTCTGATGAAGCTTCACAGGACAGTAACGAAAATCAGAATAAAGAACCAGAATAA
- a CDS encoding TraG family conjugative transposon ATPase: protein MAHKRKRIFDGLYAQLEETDGNVVLFSARGEPSVIFEITNPVQQLCTDAQQYMLFHDVLSNILQTIGEGYALQKQDILCRQAYHHDVPDDAEFLTRSYFRYFEGREFTEIRTFLILTQEAQKNQFIQYDPKRWLDFHSKVSKTDDILTEKHIRHRKLGKEEVSEYCHRFMAFQFRHGPFSMTNFKASDEYLRTGDRIIRSYPLVDIDEINLPSMVKPYTQMNINGYGIATDLLSFLTGVPYSDCVVFNQVIQIPGQRKLLRKLQAKAKRHGSMPDPSNRIAKADIEEVLDRLAVDSTMLVYCNFNILVSCPPDKVTPVTSFLETKLYECGIMPSRTAYNQLELFMDSFPGNGYAFNPDYDLFLTLSDAALCFFFKEHLKESEDTPLTTYYTDRQGLPVCIDITGKEGKKKMTDNANFFCIGPSGSGKSFHMNNVVRQLLEQNTDVVMVDTGDSYEGICGYYKGTYIAYSKEKPISMNPFKVTKEEYELNFGEKKNFLKSLIFLIFKGNAFPTKIEDMLINQTIVEYYEAYFNPFEGFSDSEREALRQKLLVAAKMEDDYEQYTHSMEDIDRQINTEEVQEKAESRALLLPSEVRRLKLIRQCRSLTALINDEAATESEKERALAIIEKYKRELYNNSMLIKIDRQIDHMEEQKRRLKVQELSFNSYYEFALERIPQITQLEKISFNIHDFAAILKQFYRGGELEMTLNSDLDINLFDERFIVFEIDKIKDDPVLFPIVVLIIMDVFLQKMRIKKGRKALIIEEAWKAIASPTMAEYIKYLCAPVKIAS from the coding sequence ATGGCACACAAAAGGAAAAGAATTTTTGACGGACTCTATGCGCAGCTGGAGGAGACGGACGGCAATGTCGTGCTGTTCTCGGCCAGAGGCGAGCCGTCCGTTATCTTCGAAATAACCAATCCGGTCCAGCAGCTCTGTACGGATGCGCAGCAGTACATGCTGTTTCATGACGTGCTATCCAATATCCTTCAGACCATCGGTGAGGGATATGCACTGCAGAAGCAGGACATTCTGTGCAGACAGGCATATCATCATGACGTACCGGACGATGCGGAGTTCCTGACAAGGAGCTATTTCAGATACTTCGAGGGAAGGGAGTTCACAGAGATAAGGACTTTTCTTATCCTTACCCAGGAGGCTCAGAAGAACCAGTTCATCCAGTACGACCCGAAGAGATGGCTCGATTTCCATTCCAAGGTATCAAAGACGGATGATATTCTGACCGAAAAGCATATCCGGCACAGAAAGCTCGGCAAGGAGGAAGTCAGCGAGTACTGTCACCGTTTCATGGCATTCCAGTTCCGGCACGGACCGTTCTCAATGACCAACTTCAAGGCTTCGGACGAATATCTCAGGACTGGTGACCGTATCATCCGTTCCTATCCGCTGGTGGATATTGACGAGATAAACCTGCCTTCCATGGTAAAGCCGTACACGCAGATGAACATCAACGGATACGGAATTGCTACAGACCTGCTTTCTTTCCTTACCGGCGTCCCCTACTCGGACTGTGTGGTGTTCAACCAGGTCATTCAAATACCAGGACAGAGGAAGCTGCTGCGTAAGCTTCAGGCCAAAGCGAAGCGTCACGGTTCCATGCCGGACCCGAGCAACCGTATTGCCAAGGCTGACATTGAGGAAGTGCTGGACAGGCTGGCCGTTGACAGTACCATGCTTGTGTACTGCAACTTCAACATTCTGGTGAGCTGTCCCCCTGACAAAGTAACTCCTGTAACTTCCTTTCTGGAGACAAAGCTGTATGAGTGCGGCATCATGCCGTCAAGAACAGCCTACAATCAGCTGGAGCTTTTCATGGACAGTTTTCCCGGTAACGGCTATGCTTTCAACCCGGACTATGACCTGTTCCTGACGCTTTCGGATGCTGCCCTGTGCTTTTTCTTCAAGGAGCATCTGAAGGAGTCTGAGGATACACCGCTGACCACATACTACACCGACCGTCAGGGGTTACCTGTATGTATCGACATTACCGGCAAGGAAGGCAAGAAGAAAATGACGGACAATGCCAACTTCTTCTGTATCGGCCCTTCCGGTTCCGGCAAGTCGTTCCACATGAACAATGTGGTACGTCAGCTTCTGGAACAGAATACGGATGTGGTCATGGTGGATACGGGTGATTCATACGAAGGCATATGTGGATATTACAAGGGTACATACATAGCCTACTCGAAGGAGAAGCCCATTTCCATGAATCCATTCAAGGTCACGAAGGAGGAATATGAGCTTAATTTCGGGGAGAAGAAGAACTTTCTCAAATCGCTGATATTCCTGATATTCAAGGGTAACGCATTTCCAACAAAGATTGAGGACATGCTGATAAACCAGACCATCGTAGAATATTACGAGGCCTATTTCAATCCTTTTGAAGGGTTCAGTGACAGTGAGCGTGAGGCATTGAGGCAGAAACTGCTGGTCGCCGCCAAGATGGAGGATGACTATGAACAGTACACGCACAGCATGGAGGACATCGACAGGCAGATAAACACGGAAGAGGTTCAGGAGAAGGCTGAAAGCCGTGCCCTGCTGCTGCCTTCTGAAGTACGCCGTCTGAAGCTGATACGACAGTGCCGTTCACTGACTGCTCTGATTAATGATGAAGCGGCCACAGAATCGGAAAAGGAACGTGCACTTGCCATCATAGAAAAATATAAGAGGGAACTTTATAACAATTCCATGCTGATTAAGATAGACAGGCAGATTGACCACATGGAGGAACAGAAGCGCAGGCTGAAGGTTCAGGAACTATCGTTCAATTCCTACTATGAGTTTGCCCTGGAGCGCATTCCGCAGATTACACAGCTAGAGAAAATCAGTTTCAATATACATGACTTTGCGGCCATACTGAAACAGTTCTACCGTGGCGGCGAACTGGAGATGACGCTGAACTCCGACCTCGACATTAATCTGTTTGACGAGCGTTTCATTGTGTTCGAAATAGATAAAATAAAGGATGATCCGGTGCTTTTTCCGATTGTGGTGCTTATTATCATGGACGTGTTCCTGCAGAAGATGCGTATCAAGAAGGGACGGAAGGCTCTTATCATTGAAGAGGCATGGAAGGCAATCGCTTCACCTACCATGGCAGAATATATAAAGTATTTGTGTGCGCCCGTAAAGATTGCATCGTAA
- the traN gene encoding conjugative transposon protein TraN — protein MKTRIILIICLITGIAVHLSANEKIYINREVTTHIVMPENIKMVDISTTKIIGNQCTDNIVRIKPYLENDSISSEGYSENELLGTLTIIGERHIAQYDILYTESPKYASTIYNVSYNETQSYINPEVSMPMAEIARYAWAVYGSRRKFNQIVSDKNGIRAYINNIYSIGDYFFLDYTLKNRTRIAYDIEEIRVKLTDKKETKATNSQTIELTPVFSMNNTSKFRKDYRNVLVIPKLTFPEEKVLRLEISENQISGRVVVLTIEYEDILNADGFDSDILDDADYYPYYYIDHSIKR, from the coding sequence ATGAAAACCAGAATTATTCTGATAATATGCCTTATCACAGGCATAGCCGTACATCTGTCGGCCAACGAGAAGATATACATCAACCGGGAAGTGACCACGCACATTGTAATGCCGGAGAACATTAAAATGGTGGATATTTCCACTACTAAAATTATAGGCAACCAGTGTACAGACAATATAGTCCGCATCAAGCCTTATCTGGAGAATGATTCCATATCGTCTGAAGGTTACAGCGAAAATGAACTGCTGGGTACACTCACCATTATCGGTGAGCGTCATATCGCCCAGTATGACATCCTATATACCGAATCACCCAAATATGCTTCTACCATCTACAATGTATCCTACAATGAGACACAGTCCTATATCAATCCGGAGGTTTCCATGCCGATGGCCGAGATTGCACGATATGCCTGGGCTGTCTATGGAAGCAGGAGAAAGTTCAACCAGATTGTATCAGACAAAAACGGAATCAGGGCATACATCAACAATATCTATTCCATCGGTGACTATTTCTTTCTGGACTATACGCTGAAGAACAGGACCAGGATTGCATACGACATTGAGGAGATAAGGGTAAAACTTACTGACAAAAAGGAAACAAAGGCAACCAACTCACAGACCATAGAGCTTACTCCTGTATTTTCCATGAACAACACCAGTAAGTTCAGGAAGGACTACAGGAACGTGCTTGTGATTCCGAAACTGACTTTCCCTGAAGAGAAGGTGCTTCGTCTGGAGATTTCCGAGAACCAGATTAGCGGACGTGTGGTGGTACTCACCATCGAGTATGAGGACATTCTCAATGCGGACGGTTTCGACTCGGATATTCTGGACGATGCCGACTATTACCCCTACTATTATATTGATCATTCCATAAAAAGATAG
- the traM gene encoding conjugative transposon protein TraM — MIKINFKQPKYIFPLVIFVPLCALVYFVMQTFSGGEETAGTVATDRINMELPQANAEEAGDKMYEMSRRFGDEDAFTAVSGIGEEEQKKEELEHGYSEEELNRLDAAEAERQRQQRELEELERSLAESRKHINAYAYGNGPSGNSETGYGGMGYSSQDEFARDLEEIQRRSYERQKAIESGLGIKNPEAEEAERKHKADSIAKVRQEERERNRPSLVIKSDDTNADRFNTVTAPDEFAENKLIRAMIDQTTKAHEGTRLRFKLLDDVTVSGTRLKKGTYLYGTVTGFGQQRVRASITSILVGDRFIKVKLSVFDNDGMEGFYVPESAFRDFMKDAGSNTVQQNISFESSDGYGTGISTEAIALQSLQNMYNSATSAISSNIRKNKAKIKYNTIVYLINSEDAR, encoded by the coding sequence ATGATTAAGATTAATTTCAAACAGCCCAAGTATATCTTTCCGCTGGTCATATTCGTTCCGCTGTGCGCACTGGTATACTTTGTGATGCAGACCTTCTCCGGCGGTGAGGAGACTGCCGGAACGGTAGCTACAGACCGTATCAACATGGAACTTCCCCAGGCCAATGCAGAGGAAGCCGGAGACAAGATGTATGAGATGTCCAGACGTTTCGGTGACGAGGATGCCTTCACAGCTGTCAGCGGTATCGGAGAAGAAGAACAGAAGAAGGAGGAACTGGAACACGGGTACAGCGAGGAGGAATTGAACCGTCTGGATGCTGCTGAAGCTGAAAGACAGCGGCAGCAGAGGGAACTTGAAGAACTGGAGCGTTCCCTTGCCGAATCAAGAAAGCATATCAATGCATATGCTTACGGAAACGGTCCTTCGGGAAACAGTGAAACAGGTTACGGAGGTATGGGATATTCCTCACAGGACGAGTTTGCACGTGACCTTGAAGAGATTCAGCGAAGGAGCTATGAACGGCAGAAAGCCATTGAAAGCGGACTGGGTATCAAAAACCCGGAAGCAGAAGAAGCGGAAAGAAAGCACAAGGCTGATTCCATAGCTAAAGTGCGTCAGGAGGAAAGGGAACGCAACCGTCCGAGTCTGGTAATCAAGTCTGATGACACCAATGCCGACAGGTTCAATACGGTTACTGCTCCGGATGAATTTGCCGAGAACAAGCTGATACGTGCCATGATTGACCAGACTACAAAGGCGCATGAAGGTACACGTCTGCGGTTCAAGCTTCTGGATGATGTGACGGTAAGCGGCACAAGGCTAAAGAAGGGAACTTACCTCTATGGAACGGTAACCGGTTTCGGACAGCAGCGTGTCAGGGCTTCCATAACCAGTATTCTTGTCGGCGACAGATTCATAAAGGTTAAGCTTTCGGTTTTTGACAATGACGGTATGGAAGGCTTCTATGTTCCTGAATCGGCTTTCAGAGATTTTATGAAGGATGCAGGTTCCAATACGGTACAACAGAATATCAGTTTTGAATCCAGTGACGGTTACGGTACTGGGATTTCCACGGAAGCTATTGCACTTCAGTCACTGCAGAACATGTATAACTCTGCAACTTCTGCCATATCTTCCAATATCAGAAAGAACAAGGCAAAAATCAAGTACAATACCATCGTTTATCTGATAAACTCGGAAGATGCACGCTGA
- the traK gene encoding conjugative transposon protein TraK produces the protein MLIESLAQKTRLAMMTVFAVIGGCTVICAFTVWCCISLVNEERQQIYVLDGDIPFLAERARLEANFTMEAKAHIQLFHQYFFNLPPDNDYIKWTVGKAMYMADGTALKQKQAMDENGFYSDIISSSAVCTIMCDSIQFDEHERKFTYYGTQLIKRRTRDIRRSMVTTGYIESVPRTRNNPHGLLITGWRTLENRDLDY, from the coding sequence ATGCTTATCGAATCACTTGCACAGAAAACCAGACTGGCCATGATGACGGTATTTGCGGTAATCGGAGGCTGCACCGTCATCTGTGCCTTTACGGTCTGGTGCTGCATTTCCCTTGTCAATGAGGAAAGGCAGCAGATTTATGTACTTGACGGAGACATTCCGTTTCTTGCCGAGCGTGCACGGCTGGAAGCCAACTTCACCATGGAGGCCAAGGCGCACATACAGTTATTCCACCAGTATTTCTTCAATCTGCCGCCCGACAACGACTATATCAAATGGACGGTAGGGAAAGCAATGTATATGGCTGACGGGACTGCGCTGAAACAGAAACAGGCCATGGACGAGAACGGTTTCTACTCGGACATCATTTCCTCTTCGGCTGTCTGTACCATCATGTGTGACTCCATTCAGTTTGACGAACATGAACGGAAGTTTACCTATTACGGTACGCAGCTTATCAAGCGCAGGACCAGGGATATCAGACGCTCGATGGTGACAACAGGTTACATCGAGTCCGTACCGAGAACAAGGAACAATCCCCACGGTCTGCTCATTACCGGCTGGAGGACTCTTGAAAACAGGGATTTGGACTATTGA
- a CDS encoding reverse transcriptase/maturase family protein — protein MRSPERVLNSLSEHSKDASYKFERLYRILFNEEMFYVAYQRIYAKEGNMTKGSDGQTIDNMSLKRIEKLIDTLKDETYQPQPSKRVYIPKKNGKKRPLGVPTFNDKLIQEVVRMVLEAIYEGSFEYTSHGFRPNRSCHTALTHIQKEFSGAKWFVEGDIKGFFDNINHDVLINILSERIADERFIRLIRKFLKAGYVEEWQFHNTYSGTPQGGIISPILANIYLDKLDKYIKEYIAKFDKGKKRRFSRESMDFGNARKRIVRKLKSVKDERQRTKLILELKAIEKGRAKYPNGEEMDADYRRMKYARYADDFLVGIIGSKQDAQQIKEDIKNFLADKLALELSDEKTLVTHTERPAKFLGYEITVRKSNDQKRDKRGRLRRTYGKRVCLNVSMETVRKKLFNLGVLELTNRNGKEIWKPKCKSGLIFNDDLEILDSYNREIVGFYNYYSIANNCAHALNNFKYIMEYSMYKTFAGKYKCRTREVNKKYRKNGRFIIKHMTKTGVKERFFYDGGFKRKKPTYKSECDTMPRTIYTAGRTSLVERLKARECELCGATDDLVMHHVRKLKNLQGKESWERHMIARKRKTIAVCRSCHKKIHDGKID, from the coding sequence ATGAGAAGTCCAGAAAGAGTATTAAACAGTCTATCAGAACACAGTAAGGATGCAAGCTATAAGTTTGAACGTCTTTACAGAATTTTGTTCAATGAGGAAATGTTCTATGTTGCCTATCAGCGTATTTACGCTAAAGAAGGTAACATGACTAAAGGTTCGGACGGTCAGACCATTGACAACATGAGCCTGAAACGAATTGAAAAGTTGATTGATACGTTAAAAGACGAAACGTATCAACCCCAACCGTCAAAGAGAGTGTACATACCGAAGAAAAACGGTAAGAAAAGACCTCTTGGCGTGCCGACTTTCAATGACAAGTTGATACAGGAAGTGGTAAGAATGGTATTGGAAGCCATATACGAGGGAAGTTTTGAATATACCTCGCATGGGTTTCGTCCCAATCGAAGCTGCCATACTGCATTAACTCATATCCAAAAGGAGTTTAGCGGTGCAAAATGGTTTGTAGAGGGAGATATAAAAGGCTTCTTTGACAATATAAACCATGATGTATTGATAAACATTCTCTCGGAGCGCATTGCGGATGAACGATTCATCCGACTGATACGCAAGTTTTTGAAAGCTGGATATGTCGAGGAGTGGCAATTCCACAATACTTACAGTGGCACACCGCAAGGGGGTATCATCAGCCCGATATTGGCTAATATATACCTTGACAAGCTGGATAAGTATATAAAGGAATACATAGCCAAATTCGACAAAGGGAAGAAACGAAGATTCAGTAGAGAAAGTATGGACTTTGGCAATGCAAGAAAACGTATTGTGCGAAAATTGAAATCCGTAAAAGATGAAAGGCAAAGGACAAAGCTAATCCTTGAACTGAAAGCAATAGAAAAAGGACGGGCTAAATATCCCAACGGCGAAGAAATGGACGCCGATTACAGAAGAATGAAATATGCAAGATATGCAGATGATTTTCTTGTGGGAATTATCGGAAGCAAGCAAGATGCACAACAGATAAAGGAAGATATTAAAAACTTCCTTGCTGATAAACTGGCATTGGAGCTGTCCGATGAAAAGACACTTGTCACTCACACGGAAAGACCAGCCAAATTTCTCGGATATGAAATCACTGTAAGAAAGTCCAACGACCAAAAAAGGGATAAACGGGGTAGATTAAGAAGAACCTATGGTAAAAGGGTCTGCTTAAATGTCAGTATGGAAACTGTCCGTAAAAAACTTTTCAATTTGGGAGTCTTAGAACTGACAAACCGTAACGGAAAGGAAATATGGAAACCGAAATGTAAATCGGGACTGATATTCAATGATGACCTTGAAATCCTTGATAGTTATAATCGAGAAATCGTGGGTTTCTATAACTATTACTCCATAGCCAACAACTGCGCCCATGCCTTGAATAATTTCAAGTACATCATGGAATACAGCATGTACAAAACGTTTGCAGGCAAATATAAATGCCGTACACGTGAGGTAAACAAAAAATATCGTAAGAACGGTAGGTTTATCATAAAACACATGACTAAAACAGGTGTAAAGGAAAGATTCTTTTACGATGGTGGCTTCAAACGAAAGAAACCCACCTATAAATCGGAATGTGACACTATGCCACGAACAATTTATACTGCGGGACGGACAAGTCTTGTTGAAAGGCTGAAAGCCCGTGAGTGTGAACTATGTGGAGCGACAGACGACCTTGTTATGCACCATGTAAGGAAGCTAAAGAACTTGCAGGGAAAGGAAAGCTGGGAACGACACATGATTGCCCGCAAACGCAAGACGATTGCAGTGTGCAGGAGTTGTCATAAGAAGATACATGACGGAAAGATAGACTGA